The Opitutus sp. DNA window TGATTTTTTCGGTGAGCTTTGGCTCCGGCCTGATCCTTGAATGGCTGCGTCGCGCCCGTTTGGCCGGTCGCCAGGCGGACGTTGCCGGCCTCGTGTTCGTGAGCCCCATCGGCTGTATCGAAGACCTGCTGGCCCCCGGCGAGGCCAAACCGGCCACCCTGCTCGGCCGCGCGGTCAAACCCTACCTCGACGCCGTCGATGGGGTGGTTGACCCGCGCCTGATTGAAAAATCGCGCACCATTTTCACCCGCATGTTTGGCGCCGGGGTGCAAAACAAGGCGGCACTGGCCACGCTCATGACCCCAGGCGAGATGGAGCACCTGAGTACGTCTGTGATGGACACCATTGCGCGTATAGACGCCCGAGGTGCCTGCGAACGCATGGGGGCGCTGCGCCGCTTCACCTCCCCAAACGACTATTTCTCGCAACGCCTGCTGCCGTTGAGCACAGCCCCGGTGCTGATCCTGTTCGCGGAAGACGAGGACTCCGTGATCGATTCGCGCTCCCCCACCCGCTTCGCGTTCACCGCCGCCCACCGGGCCTTTTTTCCGCGTAGCGAGTGCCGCACGCTGGCCAACCCCTCCGGCGCACGGGTGCAACACGCCTCGTTAATTTTCCACATCGGCAATTTCCTGCCCCCCATCGGCCGTTTTTACGGTACCATTAAAAACCGCCGGTTACCTCTCGCCGCATGAATACACTTGCGACCGCCCCCCGGGCCAAGCTGCCTAATCGCCAGCCGCCCCGTATGTTTTCCCCGACGCGAAGTCTGCTCACCGTAGGCGTCAGTTTCCTGACCACGCGCACTGCGCGTAAACTCAGGGACGGCAAGGACGCGGTGCCCGCACAAGAGCGCACCTTTGCGGGTTTGTGCACGCAACTCGCAGCCACCGCTTACGGCCGCTTGCACGGGATCGAGGCCCGTATGACCTACACCCAGTTTCAGTCGCGCGTACCTCTGCAAACCTACGAAGGCTTCATCCCCCACATCGAGCGCATGAAGGCCGGCGAGCCCAATGTGCTGTGGCCCGGGCATTGCAGTTTTTATGCGGTCTCCTCCGGCACCACCGCGGGGCGCACCAAGTACCTGCCGATCACCGAGGGAATGCTGGAGCACTTCCGCAAGGCCGGTCTGGACTCGCTGCTTTATTACACAGCACGCGTCGGCCACACGGGGGTTTTCCGCGGCAAACACCTGTTTCTCGGCGGCTCGACCACCCTTACCCAGCTTGAGGAATCCAAGCACCAGGCCGCCTACGCCGGCGACCTGAGCGGCATCACCGCGCTTAACCTGCCCGGCTGGGTCGAGAAGCACCTTTACGAGCCCGGCAAGTCGATTGCGCAAGTCGCCGACTGGCCCTCCAAGCTCCAAGCCATCGCCGAGCGCACGTGGAACCGCGACGTCACGCTTTTGGCAGGCATTCCCAGTTGGATGCTCATTCTTGCCGAAACGGTCAAAGCGCGCGCCACCACCCCGAACCACACTCCGGCCAATCTGCAAGCGGTCTGGCCGAATCTGGAATGCCTCATCCACGGCGGCGTCCCCGTCGGCCCTTACATCGAAGAGCTGCGCGCCCAAATCGGCCCCAGTGTTAACTTTCACGAGGTTTACCCCGCCTCCGAGGGTTTTATTGCCACCCAGGACGCCGAATCGGCACTCGGCCTGCGGCTAATGACCGACGTCGGCCTGTTTTTCGAGTTCATCCCGCTCAAGGACTACCAACCCAGCAACCTGCAAAACCTCGGCGAACGCACCGTGCCCCTGGCTGGCGTGCGCGCCGGGGTAGATTACGTGCTCGTGCTGAGCACCCCGGCCGGGCTCACCCGATACGTGATCGGCGACGTGGTGCGATTTATTTCCACCGACATTCCGCGCCTGGTTTACGTGGGGCGCACCGCGCTCCAGCTGAGCGCGTTCGGTGAGCATGTGATCGAAAAAGAGCTCACCGACGCCCTGATCGCCGTCTGCCAGCGTCACGGCTGGACAATTGTGAACTTCCATGTGGCCCCGCTGTTTAGCGACAGCGCAGCCGGCCAACGCCGAGGTCGCCACGAGTGGTGGGTGGAACTGAAGCCCAACACGACGGAAACACCCACCGGCCCGGTCATCGCCGTCGAGCTCGACGTGGAGTTAAAGCGACTCAACGACGACTATGAAGCCAAGCGTAACGGTGGCGGCCTAGATTCACCCGTAGTTAAGCTGGTGATGCCAGGGGTGTTCGAACAGTGGCTGCGCAGCAAAGGCAAATGGGGTGGCCAAAACAAAACCCCTCGCTGCCGCAGCGACCGCGAAATCGCCGACGGCCTAGCCCAAGTGGCCCGCTTTCACAGCGAAGCCTGACGAACGCCTCGCCTGCCGCCGAGGCGAGAGGCGCGGGCGCGTGCGGTGTGCGACAAAAAAGTGATCAACCCGCAAGCCGTCGGATCGTTGGCACAACGGCTGCTAAAGCCTATGTCGACAGGGCTGGTCGCAAGCGGCCAGATCTTAGGGGTAACATGAGGCCGGCTTGATCGCCGGCGTAGAAAAACAGGGGGGCCCGCCGTTAGGGGTTTCGGCGGGCCCTTACTCTCAAGCGCGATAAAGAAGGGAGCTTAATTCCGAGGACGGCAACCTGCTGAAAACCAGAAAACCGGGAGCGGCGACCTCCGTGTCGTCCGTGTTAGGCAGCCAAGTAGCGCAGACTTCCAGTCTGCTCCGAAGGCTTACGCGCTCCGCCGCCGAGGCAGACTGGAAGTCTGCGCTACTTTTCGGGCCGCACCCGATCCAGCCCACACGGAGGTGGGCCCTCCCACTGACTCGTGCACTGTCCTCATGCCCCCCCCCAAACTACAGCAGCGACGCGATGAGCTTCTCGTAGGCGGCCGGATCGCTTAGCCCGACCTTGCGGTGGCGAATGTTGCCCTCGCGATC harbors:
- a CDS encoding GH3 auxin-responsive promoter family protein: MNTLATAPRAKLPNRQPPRMFSPTRSLLTVGVSFLTTRTARKLRDGKDAVPAQERTFAGLCTQLAATAYGRLHGIEARMTYTQFQSRVPLQTYEGFIPHIERMKAGEPNVLWPGHCSFYAVSSGTTAGRTKYLPITEGMLEHFRKAGLDSLLYYTARVGHTGVFRGKHLFLGGSTTLTQLEESKHQAAYAGDLSGITALNLPGWVEKHLYEPGKSIAQVADWPSKLQAIAERTWNRDVTLLAGIPSWMLILAETVKARATTPNHTPANLQAVWPNLECLIHGGVPVGPYIEELRAQIGPSVNFHEVYPASEGFIATQDAESALGLRLMTDVGLFFEFIPLKDYQPSNLQNLGERTVPLAGVRAGVDYVLVLSTPAGLTRYVIGDVVRFISTDIPRLVYVGRTALQLSAFGEHVIEKELTDALIAVCQRHGWTIVNFHVAPLFSDSAAGQRRGRHEWWVELKPNTTETPTGPVIAVELDVELKRLNDDYEAKRNGGGLDSPVVKLVMPGVFEQWLRSKGKWGGQNKTPRCRSDREIADGLAQVARFHSEA
- a CDS encoding alpha/beta hydrolase; amino-acid sequence: MTALSFAPALSLLAAFGRISPAQPLRTLIRTTGYKLRPPRPVPYEPLTRTAQHAVLASAAAGPHQLATLLHEKRKGDVPTIVLGGFVPDATEQVFLLRGSLLKRGSVFYLNYPRHGFSADLLFAQLDDLVDDLARRQGTPPVIFSVSFGSGLILEWLRRARLAGRQADVAGLVFVSPIGCIEDLLAPGEAKPATLLGRAVKPYLDAVDGVVDPRLIEKSRTIFTRMFGAGVQNKAALATLMTPGEMEHLSTSVMDTIARIDARGACERMGALRRFTSPNDYFSQRLLPLSTAPVLILFAEDEDSVIDSRSPTRFAFTAAHRAFFPRSECRTLANPSGARVQHASLIFHIGNFLPPIGRFYGTIKNRRLPLAA